The genomic region TTCTTAAATCCTTATCGCTGGATTGGGGTTTAAGATGATTGTTATTCTCTTTCCTCTGTCTAATTGTTTCAGGTGTCATCGTGGTTTCATCTAGCCCATAGAAAAGCTGGGCATGGCATTGATCACAATGGTAACAGAGAGCACCAGATGTAAGCTTTTTTGTTTTATCTTCAAGATACAATTCTCCCTTTATGTTAGTATAAGGGTTGTTCTTGCGGAAGATTCTACAAGCTGGGTGCATGGCAAGGTCAATAAACGGCGAATCTGTACGAATGGGTTGTCCGTCAAAAGTAAATTCTAAAATCGTTGTTGGGTGACCAACCTCATTGCTAATTTCGGATTGATATCCCTGCAGTTCTCGATTCGTTATGATACCCCACCCCTTGAGCCCCATTGTCTGTCCATCAGATGTAATATGGTCTGCCCGCATTGGCCATATAGATCGTGTTGTCTCTTCAAAAGGCATCATCCTGTCCTCCTGTATCTTGGTCTTGTTATCGGCCATCAACTATATTGCCCGACAACAATTAGATTGTTCCGTATAATATCCCCAATACTCTTACAAGCGTTTCATAAGACGCCTGCGAAACAGCATAGCTTCGTTCCTAAACGATTAGATATCAGCAGGTTGCGTCGATATGCCATTTATATCAAGGGGTCTGCGTAACCCCCCCACAATAACCTTTGAACAAGTCGACCGATCTATGAAAATCCCGGCCGCTCTGGTTGATTGTATGGGTGTAAATTATCGTCTTTCGCACGATGATATTATTCCCATATTGCTCCCATATTGCCAATTAACATTCATAAAATATTATTTGCAAGAAAAATCTATTCAAAATTCTTCATAAATAAAACCGTCAAACCTTTGTATTTAGTCTGGTGGTCATTTGCGTTTTCCCCATACAGGAAAAATCACAATTCGGCACTTTTATCGTACCGTCTTTTTGACTATGCGTCAATCCCCCTCGAACATGTGGATTGTGGCGTCCGGGCTTTGCTCTTTTCGCTTCGTTACTTTCTTAACCGGCATAGTGCTTGCAAATCGCTCCGGATTTGATTATTCTTTTTTGATATTCTCTCCTTGTGTTAAGTCAATGCAATAATATTGGATTCATATTCCCCCCTTAACAAGGGGGGATGCCAAAGGCAGGGGGGATTTCTTCTTCCCAGCGAATAAAAGATCCCCCCGCCGCTTGAGCGGCGACCCCCTTTTTAAGGGGGTAAAAAGAAAAGAAACTCACCAGGCCTATTTTATCGTTCATCCGGCAAGCCCGGAATTTAAGGCGAAGGTCGCCTATGCCGCTGATTGCACTGTTTAATCACCGAAGCAATAATTCACGTACTTTCTTCAATAATTCCCAATTTGAATTATATACTATCTCAAATGAAGAGGTTTTTCGTATAGTATCGAGTAATTCATCCACTCGACCATTTTTTTTCTGATAACAGTTGAATCCCTGCGGTAAAAGTTTACTCAGCGATTCAGTTTCACCCAACTCTCGGATCATTGTTGGATTATCGTTACGAACCGGGAAAATGATATACTTCAATAGGGTTTTTTCAGCATAATATCGGCCGTACGGAAGATAAAAAAACAAATATGTAGTTTCAGGAGTTACTTTGAAATGAGGGCAATCCAAAGGTACAACAGTGGGATGCATGTTCCATATATCATCACATACTTTGAACGGACGCGGAAATCCATATATCTGAGTATGGCTTTTCCCAATAATCGCCACATCATCTGTCAGCGCTCTGAAACCTGATGCAATCGCTGTGAGCGCCAAAGTAGTTTTACCGGCGCCATGAGGACCGACGAATAAAACGCCTTTCCCCTGAAAATCAACACAGGATGCGTGTACCTGCAAATTTTGAGAATATACTTCCTGGGCAAGAAGTGTAAGACTGTATTCCAGATTAGCCGCTAAAGCTCTTTCATCAGAGCATTGAACAGAGCACAGGTGTGTTTTGAGAGAATATCTCGAATCAAGAGAAGTAATATCCCAAAAATGTGTTGGCTTTACTGATGAAACGTGCCAAGGTGAAAACATATTTTTAACAATGTCATTAATACTATCCGTATCCCACTGAATACAGACGTATGTTGAGTCGATTTTTAGATAAATTTCCATGGCTATATTTGAATGAGGTTTAATTTCAGGAGATTTGCAATAAAATCTTCGATTACCACATCAATTTTTTCTTCAGGGTACCGTTGCTTCATTTCTTCAATAATTTCTGAAACTGTACGTTTACCATCACACAAATCAAACACTTCACGTGCTGTTTCATTCAACGTATGTATTACATCGTCACATTGTATCACGATTCCATCAGCCATCTCAATGATTTCCAAATTACTCGCGCGTTTCGGAATCCCATGGTCAACCATTGATTACCCCTTAAAAATTTTCTTTTAAATATTTCCTTAATCTTTTAGCCGGCTTAAGAAACCCAGTTATACGTAATAATTTTTGTAACACTATTAACAAACAGGTGTGAAGATTATAACGTAATAACCACGAAATAAAATGGATTCGATATACAATTCCTGATGGTAAATATCTGATTCCTGCACAATATATTATAAATAAATCATCTTTGCTTTTATTAATAAATTTTCTTTTATACTTGAGAGTCCATTCTTCCCACTTCACCAAAAGAGAATCATCACAGGGTAATGGTTTTAATCCCATATATTTTGAACATGCATAGGACATTCCCTTTACAGCATTTGAAATATTGTCTTTATCGGCTCTTTTATTAATGAGTTGAAAATCAACACGATATCCTTTTTGTTGTATTTGGTACATCTCAATTACATCACGTATTCTTGGAAGAAATGCTTTGCTAAGCATATCCGTTCTCATAAGTATCCAGGCATGATCTGTTATTGAGGGAACAATGACTTCTTCCCGTTTGTATGGTATTCTTTCGGCATCATCCCAGATTTCAGGCATCTCAGGTTTTTTCAAGCAACTTAAATCATAGGGATTAATATGAATTTCTATTTCTCCGGGATATGCAGGATTATTATACGGTTCAATATGATGATGTATCTTATCAAAAAATGTCTGTTTATGAGTTTGCAAAAAACCTCTAGATGCTAACAATTCCCGAGATGGTTCAATTTTATTCATGGGTACAAGCGCATCGATATCCGATATGAACCGTAAACTCAGTGGATATAAGCCCCGAATCAATCCCGCAGATCCCTTGAGGAACATGATCGGGATTTCTGCATCTTTAAATATTTTCGCAAGGTATACAATTTCCGACTGCAGAACTATATTACGCGATTGATTTCTAAACAAATAATCTTTGAACTCTTTCTGCCTTTCATCCGGAAAATATTCTCTCCAATTATCGTATGACCAGGCAATAAAATAGAGAACGATCATTTCTTTTGATGAAAGTTGATAGAGAGCCTGCCATATTTCTTGCGGACGCCGGGAGAATTCTTCCGGATCAATATCCAGTATTCTGTACAGATAATGGAGAATTGGTTCAAATGGGATATTCTGTATCATTGCTTTAAAAAAATACCATTTTATTTAGGTGGGTGTGCTTCTATCTGGTCGGTAAGCGCAATAATATAACCCGGGTATGCCGTTACGTAAGCTAATGTGATCATCCGGAAAGATTAATCCCCCCTACCCCCCGTATTAAGGGGGGAAAAGAAATTATTCCTAATTATTCGTATACAGGTTTTAGGATTTGACAGAACCCTCTCCATAAATTCCCCCCTTAATAAGGGGGGATGCCGAAGGCAGGGGGGATCTTTAATGGCGCAGAAAAACACAATTTCACCCATAGCCGGATAATATATAAAAATAGCCTTTGAATCATCTCTATTCTTTTCAAAAGAAATAGCATGGTCCAAAAGCTTTTCCGCTCTCTAAAACTGATCGATTACCACCTCTGCGGCGCCGCCGGAGCTCCTGAAGCTGTCGCATGCAGATCGGTTACTTTGAATGTCAGAATTGCTGGGACAACAAACACCGCAGCCTTTCCTGCTTTCTTCAACAGCTTTCTGCGAGATGTATTTTTGACTTCTTGATTTTTATTTTCCATTGTATTTCTCTTTTTCTATGATAATTGTATATTTATTTGATCAATGTAATCTTCCTTGACTGTTTCAGTCCACTCGACTCCGCTACAACGATATAAACACCGGAGGCATACCTTGAGGCATTCCAGACCGCCTTGTGCGAGCCGGCAGTCATCTGTCCGTTTACAAGCGTTTCCACAAGCTGTCCGCTCAGATTGTAAATACTGACCCTGGCAGTTCCGGAAACGGCGAGATTGAAACTGATGGTCGTGGAGGGATTGAACGGATTGGGCGAAATACCGGTGATACCGAACGCTTTGGGAGTTACAGCGTCCGCTGCGGTGGGTATCTCTTTCCTGGCTGCGGTGAGGATAAAGGTTCTCGCTGTATCCTTCGTCAGAGAAACGGGAATGGTTTTGTCTCCGGTGAGGGCAAACGATTCTCCCGTCTTCGTATCGGTCAGCGTGAAGCCCATCCACTCAGGCACATTGAAAAACTCCTTTATGGACAATGCCGCATCGGTACGGTCATAGGTTGTTGCCAGATTCACGTTCCAGGTATAGACATCCTGCCCGGCGCTGCGATAATCGTAAGCAAGCGCTCTGCGGCCAGTATTTGAAGGGTCTGTCACCGAAAGTTTCACACAGGGATCGGGAGGCGTCAGCTCGGAAACGCTGAAAATATCCGGATTGCCGCCTTCAGTCAGGATGACTCCCGCGCGGTTATAGGTGTCTTGGGCTTTACCGTCGCTGGAAACGAGCGCGAGACGGACATAACAGGTTTCAGTCTTGTCCGGCGGCAGGTCGGCAACGATTTTACCGAGAGGATACTCGGTTCCCACAAGAGGATCGCTGAATTTAACATCACTCCATTTTATTGTATACCAGTAAGGGTTCCCGATCTGGTGCCACGTATTAGCAGAAAGTGCTACAAAATTCAATCGCATTTTATAATACCCGTCAGTGGTGGAAACTCCTGTACCAGCGACATAGACATTTTTGTCTCCTGCATCATATTTTTGCCTGAGCCAGAATCCACGGCCAGGTTCAAGTGTCTCAAACGAACCATCCATATAATTGTGGTACACATCGTTAGTGTATAGCCGCTTGTAGATGCGCCACTTGTCAGCAGCAGTGCCGTTATAATCCCCAACTAAAAGTTGACTCGGCGAGTTCGAAAGATTGGTCTTTGCGTCTCTACCACCACCTGGATCAAGCGGAGATGATATCAGGTACCAATAGTCATTAGTAAGAGTTTTGCTCATGGGAGAAGAAACAGCGGCAGCGCCGGGATCGGCCAGGAAAAGCACGTTCACATTCTGTTTGACCGATATGAAAAATCCCTGCCATGAAAGAATGTCCGCCGTTGAGGTTGGTTCAATCACCGCAAAACCTTCTGTGACGCTGTCAAAGGTTTGAGGTTTTTCAACCCAGTTTAAGCCGTAAGCCTCATTCAGAGACCATTGTGTTTTAGGTCCAACTATCAAACTAAAACCTGCATTGTCCAGCACTGACCCTGTGGCAGTGAGGGTTCCGGTAACCGTAGCGTTACCACCCAGCGTTTTGATACCGCTGCCGCTTACGGTGAGGTTGTTGTATGTTAATGCGGCAACGGTTTGTGCACCGGCAGCGTTGTAGTTGACCGTAGCCGTGCCCGTGCCTGCGTCAAACGCTCCGTTATTAGTCCAGCTACCACCAACCGTTATTGTTCCTGATGACCCCATCGTGATGTTACCGGAACCGGTAATATTGCCACTCACGGTCACCGAAGAATTATTCGTATATAGTCTCGCTGTTCCACCAACAACATCCCAATTCCCGCCCACCGTGATTGTTCCGGTAGCTGTGGTCTTTGCGCCAGCGCCAGAGAAACCAAGATTATAAAAAGTTAATGCTGGAATTGTTTGCGCACCACTAGAAGTGAAGTTCACCGTTCCAGTACCCGCTGTGAACGTTCCACTTGTTGCACTCAACGACCCGCTCACGTTGAGCGTGCTCGAGCCGCCATTCAGCGTGCCAGCAGTCAGCGTTACAATGTTCACGGTATGCGTCAAGCCGGTACCGAGGGCGAGTGTTCCGCCTGAACCATTGATGGTCAGTACGCCGGCGCTGGCGTCCACGTTACCCGTAAACGTTGCAGTACCGCCAGTCTTCGTCATTAATATGGTGCCAGTGGTGGTGAAACCCGCGATGCTTTGCGTTGCAGTGCCGTTGCCAATAGTAATATTTGAGCTGCCAGCGGTAAATATTCCGCCATTGACAAAGTTGCCGCCGAAGGTCAATTGGAGGTTATTAGTAAGTAACGTTGCCCCGCTGTTGATGGTGAGCGGAACTGAAGGATTAAAGACTTTAGCAAGGTCCGGGGTAATCGCTCCGGTGCTGGCAATAATGACGCCGCCGGTTGCGGCAAACGGCGTAATCCATTCTTCTGCCGTAGAAGTTCTTGCAGTTGTTGTGTTGTATTGAAGTGTTGCGCTTGCGCCGTAGGTTACAACTCCGCTTGTTACGACAACGGTTGCAGTTCCTTCCAAAGAAAGTATGCCGTTTACCGTTGGGGTAGTGGCGAATGTTTTCACGCCTGAACCGGAGAGTGTGAGGTTGTTGTACGTCAACACTCCACCGGTCTGTGCAGCGCCATTTAAGTTCACAGTACCGGTAGATGCGGTAAATGTTCCGGATGCAAAGTTTCCCCCGACGTTTATCGTACCAGCATCGGTAAACGTTATCCTTGATTGCGCGGCTGTTCCTGAAGTTGTAATGGCGCCCGTGACATTGACCGTACCAGTGGAAAGTGACAATGTACAGTACCAGCCAGCAGTAGCGCTGCCAGGAATAGCAATGCTGGCCGCGCTTAATGTGCCTGTGCCTACATCGATTGTACTGGTAAGTGCTGTTGGGGAGGTCATTGTAATAGCGTTGGTAACTGCAAGTGTACCAGGACTGGTTATAGTTATCCCATTAGTTAATGTTGCATTTGCACTTACTGTTATACTGGCACATACAGCCCCCGCGGCATTCACGGTAACAACAACACCGCTGTTAATCGTAACAGCATCCGTAGAAATCGGAGTAGCTGCGGAACCCGCCGTTCCGCCGGCAGTGGTAGCCCATATTGCTCCGGTCCAGTTGCCGGTAGTCACTGCGAATCGTTGTGCTATTGCCGCTGTCGTCATCGACAGCGTCAAGAACAGCGTTGTGAGTAAAAATACAGTAAGTTTCTTCATAATACTGTCCTCAAAAAAAGTAATTGAATAGATTATATGAACTTTTTAGTTATTATCTTTTGTCGCTTCGGGGGCGAACTTTGCCACATACGGCATCAGCGCAATGAGCACAGAGCCAATGCCGAGGACAGAGAACAAGAGTGAATTGCTTGTATATCGGTCTGCAAGGCAGCCACCGAGAAGCTCACACACCATCACCGCGCCGCCTCCGATAAAGGGAACGACGAGCCCTCTATACAGTTTCGTATTGAAGAACTTTTAGCTGCTCGGGGTTTATTCTGGCACTCAAATTGAGTATTTCAACGCCAACTACTTTTCCATCTGCCTTGAAGTCAAGAATTATACCGGGTTGCACTTCCTCAGATTCTACTATGGCTGACTCGTCCAGTCGAAAATAAAGCGCATCGTTTTCTTTATCTATCTTTAATTTCATTGTTGTCTCCTTGCTCTTCGGTCAAAAAATACTGTAACTACTTTTTGCGGGGTTATATATAGAAAATAACCGATCGCCTGTGCAGACGATGTGACGCCTATCACCGTTGACAAAATAAAAAGCGTTGCGCCGTAAAACGGAGCGATCATTCTTGCGCCGAGAAGCTCACACACCATCACCGCGCCGCCTCAATAAAAGGAATTATAGCAATATAGTGTATAAAAATATTCTGTCAATACTACTTTTTTGAACATACATTGAGCGATTATGGTCTTGGGAAAAGCACCCTTTCGCTTTATTGCTTTTTTAACCGGCATAGTGCTTGCAAATCGCTCCGAATTTGATTATCCTTTTATGTTCTTTCCCTATAGTTTGAGGCTTTTGCAAAAGTCGAGATTATTTGACGCAGCCCCCTTTCTGTCCTGCGGACATCCTTCCCCCGGAGGGGGCAGGAACTAACTGTGGAGCAACGACTTCCCTTGCCCCCTTCAGGGGGAAAGGGACTGAGGGATAGGGGGCTGCTTCAAATATCGACTATTGCAAAAGGCTCGTTGGATTCATATTCCCCCCTTAACAAGGGGGGATGCCAAAGGCAGGGGGGATTTCGAATAAAGATCCCCCCGCCGCTTGAGCGGCGACCCCCTTTTTAAGGGGGTAAAAAGAAAAAGAAACTTCAGCGTGATATTTCAATAAGGAACCGCCCATGCTCAGTAAAGCTCTCCTGTTTTGTTTCCTGTTCCTTTTTTCGTTTGCTTTTCCGATAATTCTCCCTCAAATCCAGGCGCAAACAGCGCCGAAGGACGATACCAGCGAAGAACCGGATATCGACCTTTTCACAGTGAACTGGAAAGATATGACTCCCCATACCCTGTATGGTTCCCTTGAAGTGCGGGATCTGCTGACCGGACTTCAGGGGGATCCTCTCAAACCGACGAAAAAGGGTGCGGTGCTTACCGACATACATTCGATCAGCTACGGAACTCTCAAACCCGGCGCATCGACTACGCCTTCCAGATTGTACAGGGTGCAGGGAATATTCTATATCGCTTCCGGGAAAGGGATTATCAAGTCAGGCGGAGCAGAGGCCCCCCTTCGCGAGGGGATAGGAGTGCTCCTCCCGCCGGGTGTGGAGTTCACATTTGCCAATACCGGCAGGGAACCTCTCATTCTTTATATGATCGAGGAGCCGATCCCGGCGGGATTTACTCCGGGGAAAAAGATGACGGTGAAAAACGACCGCGATTTTCCGCCGAGCACCAATCTCCACCGCGCCGACAGCAGCCGGTGGCTTTTCAGTCTGCGTGACGGCCTCTCTACCATTGTTGCATTCGATCCGGTCATATATGAGCCTAATTCCATGGTGCCGCCGCATGTTCACTTGCCGGGTGAAGAGGAGGTATGGATAGCACTAGACAGTATCGATATTCAGGTGGGAAACGAACATCGCACCCTGCTTCCCGGAACGGCATATAAGGTTCCGGCCAACGGTACAACCGCTCACGCCAACATCAACACCTCAAAAAATCCCAAACGTCTTCTCTGGATGATGAAAGTCCCTGTCATAAGGGTGAATCCACCGATACGTAAAAAACCGGCGGATACCCCGGATGGTTTGATATGAGTCTTCATGTATCCTCCGGCGTCTCTCGAGCGTCTATTTCATGATGACAGATTTACATGCGCATCGTATGGAATGGAATAGATGCCGAAACAAGTTCGGCATGACACGTGTCATCCTGAACTCGTTTCAGGATCTATCGCCTTCATGCGCAATCAGTATGGCGTCATCTATTTCATGAATACACTGAACAGAGAAGCAGCTAATGACTGAAAACAGGGAGCCGGAGCGATTTACCGGTTTTTCCCGTCTTATCGATATTCATAAACTCGAACGTGAATCCCGCAAGTTTCTCTATCTGGGATTTGTGTTTGCAGTTTTCTTCCATGCCCTCCTGAGTTTATACTTCGCCTGGCAAAATCCGTTTGTATCTTCCAGAAGGGCCGTTAAAAATGAAACGGAAGAAAAACACATCCAGGTGTACCTCGTACCTCTCCCGCCGAAGTTAATAAACCCTTTCGAAGTATGGAAAGGCCCAGCCATGGAAAGCTCAAGGGGACGGCCGAGATTTGCCCCGCGCATGCCGGGCGGCAGTATCACCTACAAGCCCCTGCCTGGTTCGCTGAACGAGTTGAAGCTTTTCCGGGGAAAGGGCGAAACCTATCAAGTCGATATGGATGTCATGATCCGTGAGATTGCGGCCAGCGGCATTCTCGACACCATAGTAACATACGCAGAGCCTATACGGATCACTCTGCCGTATTACTACACCGATCTCTCGATAACCCGTAAACCGATAGACTCTCCCAACCGTATATCCATGAAAGAGGAAATGCTCACCGTGGAAGACCTGGATACCGGCAGGTTCAAGGGGCTGGTGGTAATGAATGCTGCGGATGAGAAGGATACCAGGGGATATGTACATATCCCGGTATCTGTATGGGGAGATGTCATGACCCCGCCCGCGTCGACAAGGAGGGCGGTCGAGGGGCTTGCCCGGGCGTTGAAAACATACAGCGGGATAGTAATAAATATTGACAGGCAGATCTACTTTCATTCACAGGAATTATTGAGATATCCGATCGTGTACATCTCCGCCGACGAGGCGTTCGACATGTCGGAACGGGAAACCACGAATTTCGCCGCGTATTTGAGGAAGGGAGGATTCGCCATCATCGAGGCTTACGGCAGCCCCAAACCCGACCTTCCCCCCGTGGGCGCGGGGCCTTTGAAACAGATGCTCCAGGATGCGCTCGGCTCGGCCGGTATTCTTCATCCCATACCGAACGATCATTTCCTGTATCACTGTTACTATGATTTTGACGACGGCCCCCCGCGTCTCATAGGGGAACAGACTGAAACAGTATCCATGCAGCCAGCCTCGATACTGGAAGGCGTCTGGATCGATGATCGTCTGGCGGCGATTTACTCGGAGAAAAAATACGGCGAGGCGTGGAGCGGAGTAACCACCATGGAATCCTACCAGAAGATCGGAGTTAACATGATCGTCTTTGCTCTCACCCAGTACGGGGGACTTTCTCTGAAATTGATAGACGATAGCAAAAGGTAAAAATTCAGCCTTAAGTCCAAAGCCCAAAGAAGAGTGCCTTAATCAGATCGGTATTTTAAAAAATTACGACATGAATTATTGTGTATGTTCTGAGTGTTATTCCAATTATTTTTCAAATTGACGTAAAACCTCACCCGCCCTTCGGGCACCCTCTCCTAATTAGGAGAGGGCAGGGGTGAGGTTAAAAATTAGAAATCATGCCTTTTTGAACGCATATTGGAATTAGATCCTGAAACGAGTTCAGGATGACATATGTCATGCCGAACTTGTTTCGGCATCTATTTTAAAAAGAAATGCAAAAAATATGTTGTCATGTAAAGTTATGCTACTCTGTCACTTTGTCACTTTGTCACTTTGTCACTTTCTTTTTCATTCCAATCCGGTTTCCAGGTAGGCCAGGAGATTTTCCTCAACCCTTGAAGACAGCGGCACTGTTATCGGAGTCGCAGTGGGCATCAGCACAAACCGTCCGTCCGGTGCGCCGATTTCCTTGATCCGCCGCACTTCTGCTGTCACTTCCTCCGGTTTTTTCAGCTCGAAAACCGACTCCTGAATATTCCCCATCAGACAAACTGACCCGCCCAGCAGCCGTTTGGCGTCCGAAAACAGGATATCTCCGCCCGGCGGCTCCTCTACCGGATCCAGGGCATCCGGCTCCATCTCCAGGATCAAATCAACAACTTTCGAGATTTTCCCGTGGCAATGAATCCGGGCATAGCATCCCGCCCGGTGGATTTTCTCAATAAACGGTTTGTCATAAGCGACAATGAATTCCCGAAAATCTTCCGGGTGCATATAGGGAGGGGTGCAAAGCTCCGGCCCCACAATCCTGAACAGCGGCCCGGCGCCACGTTCCAGGACGGCGTCAAGGTAATCATGCAGCCGCTCCGCGAAGAAATCGAGGAGCGCCCGGTATTTCTTCCGGTTCAAAACGCTCAGGAGGATGTACTGCTCGAAAGGCATGACCGAAGAAATCATCACCACCGGGTCTATCAGGTCAGGCAGCATGATGCCGCGGTCGCACATCTTCTGTTTGAGAGCATCGAATTTTTCCATGGAAGGCGCCGCCCGGACATAAGGCAGGGAGAGGAGACGGTCTACATCCTTCTCATTTTTAAGGAGAAATTCCGTCGTCCATATCGTATAGGTATCGGCATTGAGCCGCTTTACCATGCGGAGCGGCCCGCGCGGGGTAAAGATCGTGGTAGTTGTGATCTCATCAGGTCCTTCATGCCGTACTTCGCTAAAGACATCATCTTCATTCCCGCCGGTGTAGAGAAAACCGAGCGGCCCCGGAATTGCCGGAGTTTCCAATACCATGTTGTCCGCCCGCTCACGGGCATAGCTCCTGACTCTTGCATAACTGGGATGGTCCGGAGAATACCGTGCGCCGAAGCCGTCGATCTCGTAAAGGGAAACCGGCGTCCGGTCCACCGGCTTGCCGGTAAGAGCGGCAAAGAGTCTCTCCGGGGTGTTCATCGCAGGCGAAACATTCATCGGCAACCTTTCGTGAACTTTGGACATTTTTTTGACAGGATTTACAAGATTTACAGGATTAAAATACATAGGTAATTCGTTAAATTCTTCAATTCGTTTTATTTAAATCTTGTTAATCATGTTAATCCTGTCAAATATTTTTCGATCTTCTTTTATTCCTTACTTTGCGATCTTTTCAAGAGGTTATTTCCCTAATGATTCTTTCAAATACTTGTCCACCGCCTGACGTATTTTCAGAATGTGTTCCGGGGTGCTGCCGCAGCATCCTCCGACAATTGTCGCCCCGGCATCGAGAAGCTCGGGGATGTATGAGGCCATCTGTTCCGGGCTCTGACGGTAGACTGTTTGGTTTTTCACCAGTTCCGGAAGGCCGGCGTTCGGTTTCATCCAGAGGGGGAGGCAGCTCTCCGATCTCATTATGCGCGCAACTTCGATGATGTCTTCGATTCCGGAACCGCAGTTGGCGCCAACCGCATCGGCCCGCGATTCTTCCAGGATGTCGATGGCCTGATCCGGTTTTACCCCCATCATGGTGGCATATCCCTGCACTCCCTTGTCAAAGGTCATGGAACATACCGCCGGCAGCTCGGAATTCTCTTTTACCGCTTTGAGGGCGCATATGGTTTCCCCGAGATCGGTCATGGTCTCGATTAACACTCCATCCGCACCGGCAGCCACAAACGCTCTCACCTGGCGGCCGAATGATTTGATCAGATCGACAGCCTTTATCGTACCGAGAGGTTCGAGGAATTCGCCGGTCGAGCCGATGGAAGCGAACACGAGGGCTTTCCCCTGCGTCATTTCGACCGAAAGACGGGCGCCTTTCTCGTTCAATTCTTCCGTGCGATTCTCCAGTCCGTACCTGGCCAGCTTCTGAGGGCTTCCGCCGAACGTGTTGGTAAGGATGATATCCGAGCCGGCTTGGACATACGATCGGGCGATGGCACAGATTACTTCGGGTTTGTCGGCATTCAGCAGCTCGGGGCAATCCCCGGGATTGAGGCCGTGCTTTGCCATCTCGGTTCCCCAGGCGCCGTCGCTGACCAGAATTGTTTTCTGTTCGAGCATATCTTGAAATTTCATAGGTCTATCTCCTTATCTATTATCATTGTTGCTATGAATCTTCTGTACCGGGATTGTCAGCAAGCGTTACCCTCCCGCTCTCCAAGATAAGCTCTACCGGATCATGATCACCGTATGGCCCTGTGGCGTTGGTATCCACAGCTTTTTCCCCGAGGCATCATATTTCATGTTGGTGATCGGTTTGCCGTCGGAGGTGACTTTCACCGGCGCTTTGGCCAGAGTGATCGTAATCTCATTGGGAGAGGAAGCGTCCACTTCGATGTCCGCGCCGCTGTCCT from Candidatus Latescibacter sp. harbors:
- a CDS encoding uroporphyrinogen decarboxylase family protein; this encodes MNVSPAMNTPERLFAALTGKPVDRTPVSLYEIDGFGARYSPDHPSYARVRSYARERADNMVLETPAIPGPLGFLYTGGNEDDVFSEVRHEGPDEITTTTIFTPRGPLRMVKRLNADTYTIWTTEFLLKNEKDVDRLLSLPYVRAAPSMEKFDALKQKMCDRGIMLPDLIDPVVMISSVMPFEQYILLSVLNRKKYRALLDFFAERLHDYLDAVLERGAGPLFRIVGPELCTPPYMHPEDFREFIVAYDKPFIEKIHRAGCYARIHCHGKISKVVDLILEMEPDALDPVEEPPGGDILFSDAKRLLGGSVCLMGNIQESVFELKKPEEVTAEVRRIKEIGAPDGRFVLMPTATPITVPLSSRVEENLLAYLETGLE
- a CDS encoding homocysteine S-methyltransferase family protein produces the protein MKFQDMLEQKTILVSDGAWGTEMAKHGLNPGDCPELLNADKPEVICAIARSYVQAGSDIILTNTFGGSPQKLARYGLENRTEELNEKGARLSVEMTQGKALVFASIGSTGEFLEPLGTIKAVDLIKSFGRQVRAFVAAGADGVLIETMTDLGETICALKAVKENSELPAVCSMTFDKGVQGYATMMGVKPDQAIDILEESRADAVGANCGSGIEDIIEVARIMRSESCLPLWMKPNAGLPELVKNQTVYRQSPEQMASYIPELLDAGATIVGGCCGSTPEHILKIRQAVDKYLKESLGK